A section of the Pleuronectes platessa chromosome 7, fPlePla1.1, whole genome shotgun sequence genome encodes:
- the etfbkmt gene encoding electron transfer flavoprotein beta subunit lysine methyltransferase has translation MLGLLTLNSKRSRYVKTLLRALNQTDGLRSLSDIGQSDQHIRSFIRENTEICGGQSLTPEIRLRLFTPNCRFWRERPELWPFEEPYWAIYWPGGQAVTRYLLDNPGLCLGKKVLDVGSGCGASSIAAKLCGAAHVVANDIDPVAAVAFHMNCELNGLDPPICATDNMIGSEPEGFDLILLGDMFYDEALATSLHRWLNRCIKTHGTQVLIGDPGRAQFEGHSIRRLLRQLAQFELPESVREENYGLTCSSVWCYTPEV, from the exons ATGCTGGGACTGTTAACGCTAAACTCCAAACGTTCCCGTTATGTTAAAACATTATTGCGCGCGTTGAATCAGACCGATGGACTCCGGAGTCTCTCAGACATCGGCCAGTCCGACCAACACATCCGGAGTTTCATCCGAGAGAACACGGAAATATGTGGAGGGCAGAGTCTGACGCCGGAGATCCGACTGAGGCTCTTCACCCCGAACTGCCGGTTCTGGAGGGAGAGACCCGAGCTGTGGCCCTTCGAGGAGCCGTACTGGGCCATCTACTGGCCCGGGGGTCAGGCAGTCACCCG GTATCTCTTGGACAACCCTGGACTGTGTCTGGGTAAGAAGGTCCTGGATGTGGGGAGCGGCTGTGGAGCCTCTTCTATCGCTGCAAAACTCTGTGGTgctgctcatgttgttgctaaTGACATTGACCCCG TTGCAGCCGTTGCGTTCCACATGAACTGCGAGCTGAACGGCTTGGACCCGCCCATTTGCGCGACAGACAACATGATTGGTTCGGAACCAGAGGGCTTTGACCTGATCCTCCTGGGTGACATGTTCTACGACGAGGCCCTGGCCACCAGCCTTCACCGCTGGTTGAACCGTTGCATCAAAACCCACGGCACCCAGGTCCTGATCGGCGATCCCGGCAGAGCCCAGTTTGAGGGACACAGCATCCGGCGGCTCCTGCGTCAACTGGCTCAGTTTGAGCTGCCGGAGTCTGTCAGAGAAGAAAACTACggactgacctgcagcagtgtttgGTGCTACACTCCCGAAGTCTGA
- the si:ch211-106e7.2 gene encoding uncharacterized protein si:ch211-106e7.2, with translation MDYSTQMNGHYQPVGQPYQTVHAATPPAYDTMRNQQPGTANISCQFWTADPRIQPQQNGHVPFQDGTQPNSQMANWQTSAAPRQASSSQSTAGRNDKHYVLYKKYPHLTGILGEVTSMPYQNPAQNSKMQTLPTMNTEHSQQNTTAYLIQPATCHGNQSIRTQDVQNNGVQKSYQVVNGKLSNPCSTYITAATLVPCKQTVCASTIQLTRPPANNQDYQQNVSQHRFPTSNLPNYSEAISESCTHNRLTRNPPPRGQIWGYSSMGQTTQQYTAQLNSTPNNAREATYRPPCSSIKRNGLPLIATADAQQQMTNQKGEAMIITQIAEALCESYQGDKVGGHPVKTNSPSMWRLIAPASQVSEVRMMERHQTMQLGTSAADRSNSFSTQRLQLNATQSLPQSVLSRTQHIVTSPQQRSASDVYCVTTEDGFTDGNRERNAFFPKNNSVSTGNVVESSSDVSQFMQLPEGILLQRTETTLTVKNNNEMLCSVGKMDSSIQSSPSRMCKRAVAVVQPLLKENYTAVNQQNSSNPIQQLEKCTAKYSSLLNPLEICTSPAVAKRSQAIHLSEGLNKHLQDGAQDKTQNQSYAHEQGSELSSDRSVALAVQQSVTSEGLEGQHRDMNKAQVPLDQNTCDFDLSSIPTTQWTTAKLMNFITDSEKAPTKRSKKLESVQEIMRIFWKGKVDIFKNKLKSGWYKTLMTDVTTFCCDHVTNDSVILSQIKGSFSRQLQKYHFLKHNEIYSEPPYQSSWLNINDQLDDIDKEFGFSRNLRLHVSSRGSDSQLDEFEATSSMFEDNLSDVSNDAFSQTELRSVVQVEEAPTVEITSSRISSPNDIDPDSANSNDQHYSFEIQVLSPEEAKVIFGKMQSKLPQSMDTLSQPENVTKSSVEKELPDFGQSVTKSSVENELPEVGDTLKDSKLESKKKVSLIDEFCCLAGWIEKFYGKGTSLKCACKEKQDHKDCTEKTLDKETKVQNNNQPAIRLDKVHSAIETDHQLSTEENIDSQVVPCSSTDLSNDISHTVDLNEDEKRLRSHSAQEKQNMSPSTIDDSQLSPLVLSDSEVEDVSCRGSEIPKQIRHNGIWMSDSEEKCVKEQPKSVGRGQSSPSDKSKGEFMKVINIVSHMSDTAVGCPQAQLTSTDVAGSSLEVEKPTQTGPAAGLHNTSSQCDKLETVERKRKMHSDEDMCQLLKNLEKRVNRNVSGNAAESKKPLISNGKTVQLVLYGSKPTLFGDRKSDGEYTGSHASHRPPNMVSVTLNPSKRKSSVPTPEYSVKGWILEKWRRSYLPTTLKLRKKLKTHHGTLPRTYLKKAETACPSKTKELPVCNDMKRKGKTDYGVNRKKRRLMCTRLVLGEESRKKDMGALQPSDKERSDDGSHTHTPGPENYILKFSVLPNTFSFADGPNGRKQTTADVSGNSTGGNSPAFPRPPASSKSFNSKTFRRSSHPK, from the exons ATGGATTATTCTACACAGATGAATGGACACTACCAACCAGTTGGACAACCCTACCAAACTGTACATGCTGCTACTCCACCTGCTTACGACACAATGAGAAATCAGCAACCTGGGACAGCAAATATCTCTTGTCAGTTCTGGACAGCGGACCCCAGAATACAGCCACAACAAAATGGCCATGTACCCTTTCAAGATGGAACTCAGCCTAACAGTCAGATGGCAAATTGGCAAACCTCAGCAGCTCCTCGTCAGGCAAGTTCCTCCCAGTCAACAGCTGGGAGGAATGATAAACATTATGTTTTATATAAGAAATACCCCCACTTGACAGGTATACTAGGTGAAGTCACTTCTATGCCTTATCAGAACCCTGCTCAGAATTCAAAGATGCAGACTCTACCCACAATGAACACTGAACACTCTCAACAAAACACGACTGCATATTTGATCCAACCAGCTACATGTCATGGTAACCAATCCATAAGGACACAAGATGTACAAAATAATGGGGTCCAGAAAAGTTATCAAGTGGTAAATGGCAAGCTGTCTAATCCCTGCTCTACGTACATTACAGCAGCTACCTTGGTTCCGTGTAAACAGACAGTTTGTGCCAGCACAATACAGCTAACAAGACCACCTGCTAACAACCAGGATTACCAACAAAATGTCTCTCAGCATAgatttcccacaagcaacttgCCAAACTACAGTGAAGCTATCTCTGAGTCTTGCACACACAACAGGCTCACAAGAAATCCCCCACCAAGGGGACAGATTTGGGGTTATTCCAGCATGGGTCAGACAACTCAGCAATACACTGCTCAACTCAACTCAACACCTAACAATGCAAGAGAGGCCACCTACAGGCCACCTTGCAGCTCCATAAAAAGAAATGGGCTGCCCCTAATAGCTACTGCTGATGCGCAACAACAAATGACCAATCAAAAAGGGGAAGCTATGATAATCACACAAATTGCTGAGGCTCTTTGTGAATCGTACCAAGGTGACAAAGTCGGTGGTCATCCAGTGAAAACTAATTCACCATCCATGTGGCGGCTCATCGCACCGGCAAGTCAGGTCTCCGAGGTCAGAATGATGGAGCGTCATCAAACAATGCAACTTGGGACATCAGCTGCTGACAGATCTAACTCATTTTCCACCCAGCGCCTACAGCTCAATGCTACACAAAGTTTGCCTCAGAGTGTTTTGTCAAGAACACAACACATTGTTACATCACCTCAGCAAAGATCTGCATCAGATGTCTACTGTGTCACAACAGAAGATGGATTTACAGATGGAAATAGGGAGAGGAATGCATTTTTTCCAAAAAATAACAGCGTCTCTACGGGAAATGTAGTTGAATCTTCAAGTGATGTATCTCAGTTTATGCAGCTGCCTGAGGGCATTTTGCTCCAGAGAACCGAGACAACGTTgactgtaaaaaacaataacGAAATGCTCTGTTCAGTTGGAAAAATGGACAGCTCCATCCAATCGTCTCCCAGTCGCATGTGCAAGAGAGCTGTTGCTGTTGTGCAACCACTGTTAAAAGAAAACTACACGGCTGTCAACCAGCAAAACTCTTCAAACCCAATTCAACAATTGGAAAAGTGCACTGCAAAATATTCCTCTTTACTCAACCCTTTAGAAATATGTACTTCTCCGGCTGTGGCAAAAAGGAGTCAAGCTATACATTTGAGTGAAGGATTGAATAAACACCTACAAGATGGAGCTCAAGACAAGACACAAAACCAGTCATATGCACATGAACAAGGATCTGAATTATCTAGTGACCGGAGTGTAGCACTAGCTGTACAACAGTCTGTTACCTCTGAGGGGCTAGAAGGCCAACATCGTGATATGAACAAAGCTCAGGTGCCACTTGATCAAAATACCTGTGATTTCGACCTGTCCTCGATCCCAACAACTCAGTGGACTACTGCCAAATTAATGAATTTTATAACGGATTCTGAAAAAGCCCCGACAAAACGTTCGAAAAAGTTGGAATCTGTTCAAGAAATAATGAGAATCTTTTGGAAGGGCAAGGTTGACATTTTCAAGAATAAGCTCAAGTCAGGCTGGTACAAAACTTTAATGACGGATGTTACGACATTCTGCTGTGATCATGTGACTAACGACTCTGTCATTCTATCACAAATAAAAGGAAGCTTTTCGAGGCAACTCCAAAAGTACCATTTCCTCAAACATAATGAAATATATTCAGAGCCGCCCTACCAATCATCATGGTTGAATATAAATGATCAGCTAGATGACATTGACAAAGAGTTTGGCTTCTCCCGGAATTTAAGGCTTCATGTTAGCTCACGTGGGAGTGACAGCCAATTAGATGAATTTGAAGCCACAAGCAGCATGTTTGAAGACAATTTAAGTGATGTGTCCAACGACGCCTTCTCTCAAACAGAGCTCAGATCTGTTGTCCAAGTTGAAGAAGCCCCCACTGTTGAGATTACATCAAGTCGAATTTCCTCACCCAATGACATAGACCCAGACAGTGCGAATTCCAATGACCAACATTACTCGTTTGAGATACAAGTTTTGTCCCCAGAAGAAGCTAAAGTTATCTTTGGGAAAATGCAAAGTAAGCTACCACAAAGTATGGACACTCTGAGTCAGCCAGAGAATGTCACGAAAAGCTCTGTTGAGAAGGAGCTGCCTGACTTTGGACAGAGTGTCACAAAAAGCTCTGTGGAGAATGAGCTACCTGAAGTTGGTGACACATTGAAGGACTCAAAACTGGAGAGCAAGAAGAAAGTGTCTTTAATAGATGAATTTTGCTGTCTCGCAGGGTGGATAGAAAAGTTTTATGGGAAAGGCACTTCTTTGAAATGTGCGTGCAAGGAAAAACAAGATCACAAAGACTGTACAGAAAAGACACTTGATAAGGAGACGAAAGTACAAAATAACAATCAACCTGCGATCAGGTTGGACAAGGTCCACTCTGCCATAGAGACAGACCATCAACTGAGTACTGAGGAGAACATTGACAGTCAAGTTGTACCATGTAGTTCGACTGATCTATCCAATGACATCAGTCATACTGTAGACTTAAACGAAGATGAGAAGAGACTTCGCTCACATTCTGCTCAGGAAAAACAGAACATGTCCCCATCAACAATAGACGATAGCCAGTTAAGCCCTTTAGTCTTAAGTGACAGTGAAGTTGAAGATGTCTCTTGCAGAGGAAGTGAAATTCCAAAGCAAATCCGTCATAATGGTATTTGGATGTCAGACTCTGAGGAGAAATGTGTAAAAGAACAGCCGAAGTCAGTAGGAAGAGGTCAGTCAAGCCCTTCAGACAAAAGCAAGGGAGAATTCATGAAGGTCATTAATATTGTAAGCCATATGTCAGACACTGCGGTGGGCTGTCCACAAGCACAGCTGACATCCACAGATGTAGCAGGGTCCTCCTTGGAAGTTGAAAAACCAACTCAAACCGGACCAGCGGCTGGCCTCCACAACACCTCCAGTCAATGTGATAAACTGGAAACAgttgaaagaaagaggaagatgcACAGTGATGAAGATATGTGTCAATTATTGAAGAATTTAGAGAAACGTGTAAATAGGAACGTTTCTGGTAATGCTGCTGAGAGTAAAAAACCTTTGATCTCTAATGGTAAAACAGTACAACTGGTCCTATATGGCTCAAAACCAACATTATTTGGTGACAGAAAGAGTGATGGTGAATATACAGGATCTCATGCATCACACAGACCTCCAAACATGGTCTCTGTGACTCTCAATCCTTCGAAGAGAAAGTCAAGTGTTCCCACACCGGAATATTCTGTCAAAGGATGGATTCTTGAAAAATGGAGGAGAAGTTATCTACCAACTACACTAAAgctcagaaaaaaactgaaaacacatcacGGTACCTTACCCCGGACATATCTCAAGAAAGCCGAAACAGCTTGCCCCTCCAAAACCAAAGAGCTGCCAGTTTGCAATGACAtgaagagaaagggaaaaacCGACTACGGCGTGAATCGAAAGAAGAGGAGACTCATGTGTACCAGACTCGTACTTGGAGAGGAGAGTAGAAAGAAGGATATGGGTGCCCTGCAACCGTCTGATAAGGAGAGAAGTGACGACGGAAGCCATACCCACACACCTGGTCCAGAGAACTACATCCTGAAGTTCAGTGTGTTACCCAACACTTTCAGCTTTGCAGATGGACCCAATGGGAGAAAGCAAACAACTGCTGACGTGTCag GTAACTCTACTGGAGGAAACAGCCCTGCGTTCCCAAGACCTCCAGCCTCTTCCAAGAGTTTCAATAGCAAAACATTCAGACGGAGCAGCCATCCAAAGTAA